Proteins encoded by one window of Sus scrofa isolate TJ Tabasco breed Duroc chromosome 12, Sscrofa11.1, whole genome shotgun sequence:
- the KLHL10 gene encoding kelch-like protein 10, whose protein sequence is MEMESAAASTRFHQPHMERKMSAMTCEIFNELRLEGKLCDVVIKVNGFEFNAHKNILCSCSSYFRALFTSGWNNTEKKVYNIPGISPDMMKLIIEYAYTRTVPITPDNVEKLLAAADQFNIMGIVRGCCEFLKSELCLDNCIGICKFTDYYYCPELRQKAYMFILHNFEEMVKVSAEFLELSVTELKDIIEKDELNVKQEDAVFEAILKWISHDPQNRKQHISVLLPKVRLALMHAEYFMNNVKMNDYVKDSEECKPVIINALKAMYDLNMNGPSNSDFTNPLTRPRLPYAILFAIGGWSGGSPTNAIEAYDARADRWVNVTCEEESPRAYHGAAYLKGYVYIIGGFDSVDYFNSVKRFDPVKKTWHQVAPMHSRRCYVSVTVLSNFIYAMGGFDGYVRLNTAERYEPETNQWTLIAPMHEQRSDASATTLYGKVYICGGFNGNECLFTAEVYNTESNQWTVIAPMRSRRSGIGVIAYGEHVYAVGGFDGANRLRSAEAYSPVANTWRTIPTMFNPRSNFGIEVVDDLLFVVGGFNGFTTTFNVECYDEKTDEWYDAHDMSIYRSALSCCVVPGLANVGEYAARRDNFTGLALRDEVKYSASTSTLPV, encoded by the exons ATGGAGATGGAGAGCGCGGCGGCCTCCACACGTTTCCACCAGCCTCACATGGAGAGGAAGATGAGTGCGATGACCTGTGAGATCTTCAACGAGCTTAGGCTAGAGGGCAAGCTCTGCGACGTGGTCATCAAGGTCAATGGCTTTGAGTTCAATGCCCACAAGAACATCCTCTGTAGCTGCAGTTCCTACTTTAG AGCTTTGTTTACAAGTGGCTGGAACAACACTGAGAAGAAGGTATACAACATCCCCGGCATTTCCCCCGACATGATGAAGCTAATAATCGAATATGCCTACACCCGGACCGTCCCTATCACACCGGACAACGTGGAGAAGCTTCTGGCTGCTGCCGACCAGTTTAACATCATGGGTATTGTCAGGGGTTGCTGCGAGTTCCTCAAGTCGGAGCTGTGTTTGGATAACTGTATCGGCATCTGCAAGTTCACGGACTACTACTACTGCCCCGAGCTGAGGCAGAAGGCCTACATGTTCATACTGCACAACTTTGAGGAGATGGTGAAAGTTTCAGCAGAGTTTTTAGAGCTCTCAGTCACCGAACTTAAGGATATCATTGAGAAAGATGAGCTCAATGTCAAACAAGAAGATGCTGTCTTTGAGgccattttaaaatggatttctcATGACCCCCAAAATAGGAAGCAGCATATTTCAGTTTTGCTTCCCAAG gTTCGCCTGGCCCTCATGCATGCTGAATACTTCATGAACAATGTTAAGATGAATGACTACGTCAAAGACAGTGAGGAATGCAAGCCAGTCATCATTAATGCCCTGAAGGCCATGTATGACCTGAACATGAACGGACCTTCTAATTCTGACTTCACCAACCCCCTCACCAGGCCCCGCCTGCCCTACGCCATCCTGTTTGCAATTGGTGGCTGGAGTGGTGGGAGCCCCACCAATGCCATTGAGGCATATGATGCTCGGGCAGATAGATGGGTGAATGTCACTTGTGAGGAAGAGAGTCCTCGTGCCTACCATGGGGCAGCCTATTTGAAAGGTTATGTTTATATCATTGGGGGGTTCGATAGTGTAGACTATTTCAACAGTGTTAAGCGTTTTGACCCAGTCAAGAAAACTTGGCACCAGGTGGCCCCAATGCACTCCAGACGTTGCTATGTCAGTGTGACAGTCCTCAGCAATTTCATTTATGCCATGGGAGGATTCGATGGCTACGTGCGTCTCAACACTGCTGAACGTTACGAGCCAGAGACCAATCAATGGACACTCATTGCCCCCATGCATGAACAGAGGAGTGACGCGAGTGCCACGACACTCTATGGAAAG GTCTACATATGTGGTGGGTTTAATGGGAATGAATGCCTGTTTACAGCAGAAGTGTACAACACTGAGAGTAATCAGTGGACAGTCATAGCACCCATGAGAAGCAGGAGGAGTGGAATAGGCGTAATTGCTTATGGAGAACACGTATACGCA GTAGGTGGCTTTGACGGAGCTAATCGACTTAGGAGTGCTGAAGCCTACAGCCCAGTGGCTAATACTTGGCGCACGATCCCCACTATGTTTAATCCTCGTAGCAATTTTGGCATCGAGGTGGTAGACGACCTCTTGTTTGTGGTGGGTGGCTTCAATGGCTTCACCACCACCTTTAATGTTGAGTGCTATGATGAAAAGACCGACGAGTGGTATGATGCCCACGACATGAGTATCTACCGCAGTGCTCTGAGCTGCTGTGTGGTCCCAGGGCTGGCCAACGTTGGGGAGTATGCAGCTAGAAGGGACAACTTCACGGGATTAGCCCTGCGAGATGAAGTAAAGTACTCCGCTTCGACAAGTACCCTACCTGTATGA